Proteins found in one Arvicola amphibius chromosome 18, mArvAmp1.2, whole genome shotgun sequence genomic segment:
- the Osgepl1 gene encoding probable tRNA N6-adenosine threonylcarbamoyltransferase, mitochondrial isoform X2, whose translation MPVPAGVICRVVSMLIVRKTAGVFAKPPKRNVYGFLRSLRVCPGVLSPPKLVLGIETSCDDTAAAVVDDTGRVWGEAIHSQTEVHLKTGGIVPPVAQQLHRENIERVVEEALSASRVSARDLSAIATTVKPGLALSLGVGLSFSLQLVNQFKKPFIPIHHMEAHALTIRLINNVEFPFLVLLISGGHCLLALVRGVSDFLLLGQSLDIAPGDMLDKVARRLSLINHPEYSTMSGGKAIERLAKEGNRFHFTLNPPMQTAKNCNFSFTGLQHVIDKLIERKEKEEGIEKGQILSSAADIAAAVQHVTACHLATRTHRAILFCKQRELLPPANAVLVVSGGVASNLYIRRALEIVAKATQCTLLCPPPRLCTDNGIMIAWNGIERLRAGLGILHEVEDFRYEPKCPLGVDISKEVAEAAIKVPQLKMTI comes from the exons ATGCCGGTCCCTGCAG GAGTTATCTGTAGAGTAGTAAGTATGCTAATAGTCAGGAAGACAGCAGGAGTTTTTGCCAAACCACCAAAGAGGAACGTTTATGGGTTTTTGAGAAGTCTTCGTGTTTGTCCTGGAGTTCTTTCTCCTCCTAAGCTGGTCCTGGGGATCGAAACCAGCTGTGACGACACAGCCGCTGCCGTGGTGGACGACACGGGACGCGTGTGGGGAGAAGCCATCCATTCCCAGACCGAAGTGCATTTGAA aacagGTGGAATTGTTCCTCCAGTAGCTcaacagcttcacagagaaaaTATTGAGCGAGTAGTAGAAGAAGCCCTTTCTGCCAGCAGAGTCTCGGCACGTGACCTCTCAGCGATCGCAACCACCGTCAAACCGGGACTGGCTCTAAGCTTGGGCGTAGGCTTATCGTTCAGCCTACAGCTAGTAAACCAGTTTAAAAAGCCCTTCATTCCTATTCACCATATGGAGGCTCATGCACTTACCATCAGACTGATCAACAACGTAGAATTTCCTTTTCTAGTTCTTTTGATTTCTGGAGGTCACTGCCTGCTGGCCTTAGTCCGCGGTGTTTCAGACTTCCTGCTTCTTGGACAGTCTTTGGACATAGCGCCAGGTGACATGCTCGACAAG GTGGCAAGAAGACTTTCTTTAATCAATCATCCAGAATATTCTACGATGAGTGGTGGGAAGGCTATAGAACGTTTGGCCAAAGAAGGAAATAGATTCCATTTTACCCTCAATCCTCCCATGCAGACTGCTAAGAACTGCAATTTTTCTTTTACGGGACTTCAGCATGTTATCGATAAACTAATCGAacggaaggagaaggaagaaggcattGAGAAGGGGCAAATCCTGTCTTCCGCCGCAGACATTGCCGCTGCGGTGCAGCACGTGACCGCATGCCACCTTGCCACGAGGACGCATCGTGCTATTCTGTTTTGCAAGCAGAGAGAGCTGTTACCGCCGGCGAACGCAGTATTA GTTGTGTCTGGAGGTGTTGCAAGTAACCTGTATATCCGAAGAGCGCTGGAAATTGTCGCAAAGGCAACACAATGCACTTTGCTGTGCCCTCCTCCAAGACTGTGCACTGATAATGGCATTATGATTGCGTG GAATGGGATTGAAAGATTACGTGCCGGCCTGGGCATTTTACATGAGGTAGAAGACTTCCGGTATGAACCAAA ATGTCCTCTTGGAGTAGACATATCCAAAGAAGTCGCAGAAGCTGCCATAAAAGTCCCACAATTAAAAATGACAatttga
- the Osgepl1 gene encoding probable tRNA N6-adenosine threonylcarbamoyltransferase, mitochondrial isoform X1 produces MPVPAGVICRVVSMLIVRKTAGVFAKPPKRNVYGFLRSLRVCPGVLSPPKLVLGIETSCDDTAAAVVDDTGRVWGEAIHSQTEVHLKTGGIVPPVAQQLHRENIERVVEEALSASRVSARDLSAIATTVKPGLALSLGVGLSFSLQLVNQFKKPFIPIHHMEAHALTIRLINNVEFPFLVLLISGGHCLLALVRGVSDFLLLGQSLDIAPGDMLDKIGFLSVTHTGVKTHGDPPALALHVPGLQVARRLSLINHPEYSTMSGGKAIERLAKEGNRFHFTLNPPMQTAKNCNFSFTGLQHVIDKLIERKEKEEGIEKGQILSSAADIAAAVQHVTACHLATRTHRAILFCKQRELLPPANAVLVVSGGVASNLYIRRALEIVAKATQCTLLCPPPRLCTDNGIMIAWNGIERLRAGLGILHEVEDFRYEPKCPLGVDISKEVAEAAIKVPQLKMTI; encoded by the exons ATGCCGGTCCCTGCAG GAGTTATCTGTAGAGTAGTAAGTATGCTAATAGTCAGGAAGACAGCAGGAGTTTTTGCCAAACCACCAAAGAGGAACGTTTATGGGTTTTTGAGAAGTCTTCGTGTTTGTCCTGGAGTTCTTTCTCCTCCTAAGCTGGTCCTGGGGATCGAAACCAGCTGTGACGACACAGCCGCTGCCGTGGTGGACGACACGGGACGCGTGTGGGGAGAAGCCATCCATTCCCAGACCGAAGTGCATTTGAA aacagGTGGAATTGTTCCTCCAGTAGCTcaacagcttcacagagaaaaTATTGAGCGAGTAGTAGAAGAAGCCCTTTCTGCCAGCAGAGTCTCGGCACGTGACCTCTCAGCGATCGCAACCACCGTCAAACCGGGACTGGCTCTAAGCTTGGGCGTAGGCTTATCGTTCAGCCTACAGCTAGTAAACCAGTTTAAAAAGCCCTTCATTCCTATTCACCATATGGAGGCTCATGCACTTACCATCAGACTGATCAACAACGTAGAATTTCCTTTTCTAGTTCTTTTGATTTCTGGAGGTCACTGCCTGCTGGCCTTAGTCCGCGGTGTTTCAGACTTCCTGCTTCTTGGACAGTCTTTGGACATAGCGCCAGGTGACATGCTCGACAAG atagGATTCCTCTCTGTAACCCATACTGGAGTCaaaactcatggtgatcctcctgctttagccttgcatgtgccgggattacag GTGGCAAGAAGACTTTCTTTAATCAATCATCCAGAATATTCTACGATGAGTGGTGGGAAGGCTATAGAACGTTTGGCCAAAGAAGGAAATAGATTCCATTTTACCCTCAATCCTCCCATGCAGACTGCTAAGAACTGCAATTTTTCTTTTACGGGACTTCAGCATGTTATCGATAAACTAATCGAacggaaggagaaggaagaaggcattGAGAAGGGGCAAATCCTGTCTTCCGCCGCAGACATTGCCGCTGCGGTGCAGCACGTGACCGCATGCCACCTTGCCACGAGGACGCATCGTGCTATTCTGTTTTGCAAGCAGAGAGAGCTGTTACCGCCGGCGAACGCAGTATTA GTTGTGTCTGGAGGTGTTGCAAGTAACCTGTATATCCGAAGAGCGCTGGAAATTGTCGCAAAGGCAACACAATGCACTTTGCTGTGCCCTCCTCCAAGACTGTGCACTGATAATGGCATTATGATTGCGTG GAATGGGATTGAAAGATTACGTGCCGGCCTGGGCATTTTACATGAGGTAGAAGACTTCCGGTATGAACCAAA ATGTCCTCTTGGAGTAGACATATCCAAAGAAGTCGCAGAAGCTGCCATAAAAGTCCCACAATTAAAAATGACAatttga